GATGTGCCGTTGCGCTCGATTGGTCACGCGGACGTGGTCGCGTGGCAGGCCGACCTGCGGCGCGATGTTGGTGACTCGATGACGCGGCAGGCCGTCGACATTCTCGGTCAGTGCCTGGCGTTGGCTGTGAGGGACGGGCGGCTGGTGCGGTCGGTCGCCGAAGGGGTGAAGCGGCCTAAGCCCGCTCGCGGTAGGCAGCGGTTCCTCACCCACGCCGAGGTATCGAAGCTGGCAGCGGAGTGTCCCGGCCAGTATGGGTTGCTGGTCCGATTGCTGGCCTATACCGGCCTGCGCTTCGGCGAGGCGGCCGGTCTGCGGGTGCGGAATGTCGGGATTGAGCGCGGTCGTCTGGAGATCGTCGACAACCTGACGGAGGCTGCGGGCCTGTTGCACGAAGGGTCGCCGAAGTCGCACAAGTCGCGGAGTGTGCCGGTCCCCCGGTTCCTGCGCGGCGCGTTAGCCGACCAGCTGGCCGGCAAGACGCCGGATGACCGGGTGTTCAGCGCTTCGCGGGGTGGCCCGCTGCGCAACTCCAACTTCCGGCATTACGTGTTCGACGGTGCCGTGCGCCGGGCCGGGCTGGGTCCGTTGACTCCGCATGACCTGCGCGACACGGCCGCGAGTCTGGCCGTGTCGGCAGGTGCGAATGTGAAGACCGTTCAGCGGATGCTGGGTCATGCGTCGGCGGCGATGACGTTGGACATCTACGCGGGGCTCTTCGATGACGACCTGGATGCCGTGGGTGAGCGGCTGAGCCTGGCGGCTGGCGGCCCGGGGCTTGCGGACTATCTGCGGACCGAGGGCAACGGGGAGACCCGGCGAGCCGGAGACTTGGAGGCTGGATAGGCCGCTGACCTGGGGTTTTGCGTGGCGCGCTCGGCGGGATTCGAACCCACAACCTCTTGATCCGTAGTCAAGTGCTCTATCCGTTGAGCTACGAGCGCAGACGCGGCGAGTATTCCATACCCACCCGTCGGCGGAGGCTCCGGGATTTGAACCCGGGAGGGGGGGTTACCCCCAACCGCATTAGCAGTGCGGCGCCATAGACCGGACTAGGCGAAGCCTCCTAGGAAGCCTCACGGCCACCGGCTGAAGCGTACA
Above is a window of Mycobacteriales bacterium DNA encoding:
- a CDS encoding tyrosine-type recombinase/integrase — encoded protein: MVGICVTARLKSTAGLRRRRLDMGNVQKRPDGRWRARYRDAAHREHARHFRRRIDAVRWVEAQESARLRGEWVDPALSRITFGEWSEMWLATKASLKPKSRATYASILRARVLPRWADVPLRSIGHADVVAWQADLRRDVGDSMTRQAVDILGQCLALAVRDGRLVRSVAEGVKRPKPARGRQRFLTHAEVSKLAAECPGQYGLLVRLLAYTGLRFGEAAGLRVRNVGIERGRLEIVDNLTEAAGLLHEGSPKSHKSRSVPVPRFLRGALADQLAGKTPDDRVFSASRGGPLRNSNFRHYVFDGAVRRAGLGPLTPHDLRDTAASLAVSAGANVKTVQRMLGHASAAMTLDIYAGLFDDDLDAVGERLSLAAGGPGLADYLRTEGNGETRRAGDLEAG